Proteins from a genomic interval of Nocardia sp. BMG51109:
- a CDS encoding oxidoreductase, whose amino-acid sequence MLGEVMWTETDIPDQRGRVAVVTGANTGLGYETARALAARGAAVVLACRSTGKAESAARRIAAAVPGAVVETVRLDLSSLTSVRAAADDIRRRYRRIDLLINNAGVTGLHGRTGDGAEIQFGVNHLGHFALTGLVLDLLVPDARIVTVSSIGHRFGRMNRDGMPCGTSTYADSKLANLLFTYELDRRLRAVHRPVAALAAHPGGATTEVFRYSPPWFRIPNVAVAKLFGRTPAMGALPTLRAATDPAARGGEYYGPAGLFEIRGFPAVAKSATRSHDPHLQATLWATSEKMTAVRYLGQPKHPEPRPNS is encoded by the coding sequence ATGTTAGGAGAGGTCATGTGGACAGAGACGGATATCCCGGATCAGCGCGGCCGGGTCGCGGTGGTGACGGGGGCGAACACCGGCCTCGGCTACGAGACCGCCCGCGCGCTCGCTGCCCGCGGCGCGGCGGTGGTACTGGCCTGCCGCAGCACCGGCAAGGCAGAGTCGGCGGCCCGACGGATCGCCGCCGCGGTACCGGGAGCGGTCGTCGAGACCGTCCGGCTCGATCTGAGTTCGCTGACCTCTGTGCGGGCGGCAGCGGACGATATCCGGCGCCGCTACCGGCGGATCGATCTACTGATCAACAACGCGGGCGTCACCGGCCTGCACGGTCGCACCGGCGACGGCGCCGAAATCCAGTTCGGCGTCAACCATCTGGGGCATTTCGCGCTCACCGGCCTGGTGCTGGACCTGCTGGTACCGGATGCGCGGATCGTGACCGTCAGCAGCATCGGGCACCGGTTCGGCCGCATGAACCGCGACGGCATGCCCTGCGGCACAAGCACATATGCCGACTCGAAGCTGGCCAACCTGCTGTTCACCTACGAGCTGGACCGGCGCCTGCGTGCGGTGCACCGCCCGGTGGCGGCGCTGGCCGCCCATCCCGGCGGCGCGACCACCGAGGTGTTCCGGTACTCGCCACCGTGGTTCCGGATTCCGAACGTGGCCGTAGCCAAGCTGTTCGGCCGCACGCCCGCCATGGGCGCACTACCCACCCTGCGCGCGGCCACCGACCCGGCCGCACGCGGCGGCGAATACTACGGCCCGGCAGGGTTGTTCGAGATCCGCGGCTTTCCGGCGGTCGCGAAATCCGCGACCCGATCCCACGATCCGCACCTGCAGGCCACGTTGTGGGCGACCTCGGAGAAGATGACGGCAGTACGGTACCTCGGACAGCCGAAACATCCGGAGCCCCGGCCGAATTCGTAG
- the glnA gene encoding type I glutamate--ammonia ligase — protein sequence MAFSTADEVIKYIKEEEVEYVDVRFTDLPGVQQHFSIPAKAFTADLAEEGMAFDGSSVRGFQSIDESDMLLLPDFSTARIDPFRAAKTLNLNHFVHDPFTRESYSRDPRNVARKAEEYLKSTGIADTAFFGPEAEFYIFDSIRYDSAINGAFYEIESVSGSWNTGAEYNPDGTLNRGYKVRNKGGYFPVAPYDHYVDLRDKISTNLQNAGFELERGHHEVGTAGQAEINYKFGTLLSAADDLQLFKYIVKNTAWAEGKTVTFMPKPLFGDNGSGMHVHQSLWKDGKPLFHDEAGYGGLSDLARHYIAGILYHAPSLLAFTNPTVNSYHRLVPGFEAPINLVYSQRNRSAAVRIPVTGNNPKAKRIEFRAPDSSGNPYLAFAAMMMAGLDGIKRKLEPQAPVDKDLYELPPEEAKSIPQAPTSLSSVIDKLEEDHEYLTEGNVFTEDLVETWISLKRDNEIAPVNLRPHPYEFELYFDV from the coding sequence GTGGCGTTCAGCACGGCCGACGAGGTCATCAAGTACATCAAGGAGGAGGAGGTCGAGTACGTCGACGTCCGGTTCACCGACCTCCCCGGTGTGCAGCAGCACTTCTCGATCCCGGCGAAGGCGTTCACCGCTGATCTCGCCGAAGAAGGCATGGCGTTCGACGGATCGTCCGTGCGCGGCTTCCAGTCGATCGACGAGTCGGACATGCTGCTGCTCCCCGACTTCAGCACCGCGCGGATCGACCCGTTCCGCGCCGCCAAGACGCTGAACCTCAACCACTTCGTGCACGACCCGTTCACCCGAGAGTCCTACAGCCGCGACCCGCGCAACGTCGCCCGCAAGGCCGAGGAGTACCTGAAGAGCACCGGGATCGCCGACACCGCGTTCTTCGGCCCCGAGGCGGAGTTCTACATCTTCGACTCGATCCGCTACGACTCGGCGATCAACGGCGCCTTCTACGAGATCGAGTCGGTCTCCGGCTCCTGGAACACCGGCGCGGAATACAACCCGGACGGCACCCTGAACCGCGGCTACAAGGTCCGCAACAAGGGCGGCTACTTCCCGGTCGCGCCGTACGACCACTACGTCGACCTGCGCGACAAGATCTCGACCAACCTGCAGAACGCCGGTTTCGAGCTGGAGCGCGGCCACCACGAGGTGGGCACCGCCGGCCAGGCCGAGATCAACTACAAGTTCGGCACCCTGCTGTCGGCGGCCGACGACCTGCAGCTGTTCAAGTACATCGTGAAGAACACCGCGTGGGCCGAGGGCAAGACGGTGACCTTCATGCCCAAGCCGCTGTTCGGTGACAACGGCTCGGGCATGCATGTGCACCAGTCGCTGTGGAAGGACGGCAAGCCGCTGTTCCACGACGAGGCCGGCTACGGCGGGCTGTCGGATCTGGCGCGGCACTACATCGCCGGCATCCTGTACCACGCGCCGTCGCTGCTGGCGTTCACCAACCCGACGGTGAACTCCTACCACCGCCTGGTGCCGGGCTTCGAGGCCCCGATCAACCTGGTGTACTCGCAGCGCAACCGCTCAGCGGCCGTGCGCATCCCGGTGACGGGCAACAACCCGAAGGCCAAGCGCATCGAGTTCCGCGCGCCCGACTCCTCGGGCAACCCGTACCTGGCCTTCGCCGCCATGATGATGGCCGGCCTGGACGGCATCAAGCGCAAGCTGGAGCCGCAGGCCCCGGTCGACAAGGACCTCTACGAGCTCCCGCCGGAGGAGGCCAAGAGCATCCCGCAGGCCCCCACCAGCCTCTCGTCGGTCATCGACAAGCTGGAGGAGGACCACGAGTACCTCACCGAGGGCAACGTCTTCACCGAGGACCTGGTCGAAACCTGGATCTCGCTCAAGCGCGACAACGAGATCGCCCCGGTCAACCTCCGCCCGCACCCCTACGAGTTCGAACTCTACTTCGACGTGTGA
- a CDS encoding RDD family protein, producing MARITGSWLSGPNASDPGEPGPDEYPGELLGLPESGAGSLVSMMRRIVALFVDWFIAMGIAALIARGGSINTLTLLVWFVIGIVTVTLFGFTPGQFFLRMRVIRVDAEAPVGVVRALARQVLLIFVVPALFTDSDGRGMHDRATGTALVRLR from the coding sequence ATGGCACGAATCACCGGCTCCTGGTTGTCCGGACCGAACGCGTCCGATCCGGGCGAGCCGGGTCCCGACGAGTACCCGGGCGAGCTGCTGGGGCTGCCGGAGTCCGGGGCCGGCTCCCTGGTGTCGATGATGCGGCGGATCGTCGCGCTGTTCGTGGACTGGTTCATCGCCATGGGCATCGCGGCGCTGATCGCCCGCGGCGGCTCGATCAACACGCTCACGCTGCTGGTGTGGTTCGTGATCGGCATCGTCACCGTGACGTTGTTCGGCTTCACCCCGGGCCAGTTCTTCCTCCGGATGCGCGTGATCCGGGTGGACGCCGAGGCCCCGGTCGGTGTCGTCCGCGCGCTGGCCCGCCAGGTCCTGCTGATCTTCGTGGTCCCCGCCCTGTTCACCGACTCCGACGGCCGCGGCATGCACGACCGCGCCACCGGCACCGCCCTGGTCCGCCTGCGCTGA
- a CDS encoding DUF4191 domain-containing protein codes for MAAGKGGQASKEAKAAAKAARRQASKERRQQLWQAFNMQRKEDKLLLPLMIGALVGITVVLFVIGLFVHLQWFFLPVGLLLGALVAFIIFGRRVQRNVYAKAEGQAGAAAWVLDNLQGKWRVTQGVAATTQLDAVHRVIGLPGVVLVAEGSPSRLKSLLAQEKKKTARLVGDTPIYDVVIGNDEGQVPLKGLQRYLTKLPRNIDTKRMDLIEGRLSALATRGGPAMPKGPLPTGAKMRGMQRTIRRR; via the coding sequence ATGGCAGCAGGTAAGGGCGGGCAGGCGTCCAAGGAAGCGAAGGCCGCCGCCAAGGCGGCACGCAGGCAGGCGTCGAAGGAGCGGCGCCAGCAGCTCTGGCAGGCGTTCAACATGCAGCGCAAGGAGGACAAGCTCCTGCTGCCGTTGATGATCGGCGCGCTGGTGGGCATCACCGTGGTGCTGTTCGTGATCGGCCTGTTCGTGCACCTGCAGTGGTTCTTCCTGCCGGTCGGCCTGCTGCTCGGCGCGCTGGTGGCGTTCATCATCTTCGGCCGCCGGGTGCAGCGCAACGTCTACGCCAAGGCCGAGGGCCAGGCCGGGGCGGCCGCATGGGTGCTGGACAATCTGCAGGGCAAGTGGCGCGTCACCCAGGGCGTCGCGGCCACCACCCAGCTCGACGCCGTGCACCGGGTGATCGGCCTGCCGGGTGTCGTGCTGGTCGCCGAGGGCTCCCCGTCGCGCCTGAAATCGCTGCTGGCGCAGGAGAAGAAGAAGACCGCCCGGCTGGTCGGCGACACCCCGATCTACGACGTCGTCATCGGCAACGACGAGGGCCAGGTCCCGCTCAAGGGTCTGCAGCGCTACCTCACCAAGCTGCCGCGCAATATCGACACCAAGCGGATGGATCTCATCGAGGGCCGGTTGTCGGCCCTGGCCACCCGCGGCGGCCCGGCCATGCCGAAAGGCCCGCTGCCCACCGGCGCCAAGATGCGCGGCATGCAGCGCACCATCCGCCGCCGCTGA
- a CDS encoding elongation factor G-like protein EF-G2: MAERASTSAGANGTTITAERPDAIRNVVLVGQSGSGKTTLVEALSMATGALTRAGRVEDGTCVSDYDDIEHRQHRSVQLSVVPVAYGGIKINLLDTPGYADFVGELRAGLRAADAALFVISAAAGAAGVGGQTLALWEECASVGMPRALVITHLDAARADFDEMTETCRDILGGGAAESMLPLHLPVYGPRGSDGHRPVTGLIDLLTEHVFDYSRGEHTRAETTAEQAALIDRARGRLIEGIIAESEDETLMDRYLAGAEIDLTTLVTDLERAVARGTFHPVLIAAPPPEGAREGLGMVEILDLITRGFPTPAEHPVSASRLGDGSGPVPLTCDPAGPLAAEVIRTASDPYVGRVSLVRMFSGTLHADDTVHVCGHGPIEERNHDVDERAGGLSAPFGKQQRPLGQAIAGDIACVGKLGHAETGDTLSAKDAPLLIAPWPMPEPLLPVAIRAHGKADEDKLSLSLSRLVAEDPAVRLEQNGQTHQLVLWCLGEAHRDVALERLRSRFGVQVDTLDHRVALRETFATGASGRGRHVKQSGGHGQYAICEIEVAPLPEGSGIEFEDKVVGGVVPRQFIPSVEKGVRAQAARGVVAGYPLVDVRVTLYDGKAHSVDSSDAAFQTAGALALREAAAAARVDLLEPIAEVRVTVSDDHVGAVLGDLSGRRGRVLGTEPTTGGRTVVRAEVPELELSRYAIDLRSLAHGSAHFTRAYTRHEPMPAQRAEDIRAQASAPA; this comes from the coding sequence ATGGCCGAGAGAGCGAGCACATCGGCAGGCGCCAACGGCACGACGATCACGGCGGAACGTCCCGACGCGATCCGCAACGTGGTCCTCGTCGGTCAGAGCGGCTCGGGTAAGACCACGCTGGTGGAGGCCCTCTCGATGGCCACCGGCGCGCTCACCCGGGCAGGCCGGGTGGAGGACGGCACCTGCGTGTCCGACTACGACGACATCGAGCATCGCCAGCACCGATCGGTGCAGCTGTCGGTGGTGCCGGTCGCCTACGGCGGCATCAAGATAAATCTCCTGGACACGCCAGGATATGCCGATTTCGTCGGCGAGCTGAGGGCCGGTCTGCGGGCAGCGGACGCGGCCCTCTTCGTTATCTCGGCCGCCGCGGGCGCGGCGGGCGTCGGCGGGCAGACCCTCGCGCTGTGGGAGGAGTGCGCGAGCGTCGGCATGCCGCGCGCGCTGGTGATCACCCACTTGGACGCCGCCCGCGCCGATTTCGACGAGATGACCGAGACCTGCCGCGACATCCTCGGCGGCGGCGCCGCGGAAAGCATGCTGCCGCTGCATCTTCCGGTGTACGGCCCGCGGGGATCCGACGGGCACCGGCCGGTGACGGGGCTGATCGACCTGCTCACCGAGCATGTCTTCGACTACTCCCGGGGCGAGCACACCCGTGCCGAGACGACCGCCGAACAGGCCGCCCTGATCGACCGGGCCCGCGGGCGGCTCATCGAGGGCATCATCGCCGAGAGCGAGGACGAGACCCTGATGGACCGGTACCTGGCCGGTGCGGAGATCGACCTCACCACCCTGGTCACCGATCTGGAGCGGGCCGTCGCCCGGGGCACCTTCCACCCGGTCCTGATCGCGGCGCCGCCGCCGGAGGGCGCCCGCGAGGGCCTGGGCATGGTGGAGATCCTGGATCTGATCACGCGCGGATTCCCCACTCCCGCCGAACATCCGGTGTCGGCGTCGCGACTCGGCGACGGCTCCGGTCCGGTGCCGCTGACCTGCGATCCGGCCGGCCCGCTGGCGGCGGAGGTGATCCGCACCGCGTCCGATCCCTACGTCGGGCGGGTGTCGCTGGTGCGGATGTTCTCGGGCACGCTGCACGCCGACGACACCGTGCACGTCTGCGGGCACGGTCCGATCGAGGAGCGCAACCACGACGTCGACGAGCGGGCGGGCGGGCTGTCGGCGCCGTTCGGCAAGCAGCAGCGCCCGCTCGGCCAGGCGATCGCCGGCGATATCGCCTGCGTCGGCAAGCTCGGGCACGCCGAGACCGGCGACACTCTCTCGGCCAAGGACGCCCCCCTGCTGATCGCGCCCTGGCCGATGCCGGAACCGCTGCTGCCGGTGGCCATTCGCGCACACGGCAAGGCCGACGAGGACAAGCTCTCGCTGAGCCTGTCGCGCCTGGTCGCCGAGGATCCCGCGGTGCGGCTGGAGCAGAACGGCCAGACCCACCAGCTGGTGCTGTGGTGTCTGGGCGAGGCGCATCGCGACGTGGCGCTGGAGCGGCTGCGGTCCCGCTTCGGGGTGCAGGTCGACACGCTCGATCATCGGGTGGCGCTGCGGGAGACGTTCGCCACCGGCGCATCCGGGCGGGGCCGGCACGTGAAGCAGTCCGGCGGCCACGGCCAGTACGCGATCTGCGAGATCGAGGTGGCGCCGCTGCCGGAGGGGTCGGGCATCGAATTCGAGGACAAGGTGGTGGGCGGAGTCGTTCCGCGCCAGTTCATTCCGTCGGTGGAGAAGGGCGTGCGGGCGCAGGCCGCGCGCGGGGTGGTCGCCGGATATCCGCTCGTCGATGTGCGCGTGACGCTGTACGACGGCAAGGCACACTCGGTCGATTCCTCCGACGCCGCCTTCCAGACCGCCGGTGCGCTGGCGCTGCGCGAGGCCGCCGCGGCCGCCCGGGTCGACCTGCTGGAACCGATCGCCGAGGTGCGGGTGACGGTATCCGACGACCACGTCGGCGCCGTGCTCGGCGACCTGTCCGGCCGCCGCGGCCGGGTCCTGGGCACCGAACCGACGACCGGCGGCCGCACCGTCGTCCGTGCCGAGGTCCCCGAACTCGAACTGAGCCGCTACGCCATCGATCTGCGCTCGCTGGCGCACGGCTCCGCGCACTTCACCCGCGCCTACACCCGGCACGAGCCGATGCCCGCGCAGCGTGCCGAGGACATCCGGGCACAGGCGAGCGCCCCGGCGTGA
- the lipA gene encoding lipoyl synthase: MDTQAAASGPIVREENGRKLLRIEARNAQTPIERKPSWIRTRATMGPEYSELKSLVKREGLHTVCEEAGCPNIFECWEDREATFLIGGEQCTRRCDFCQIDTGKPAELDRDEPRRVAESVQAMGLRYSTVTGVARDDLDDGGAWLYAETVRAIKRLNPHTGVELLIPDFNAIPEQLAEVFSARPEVLAHNVETVPRIFKRIRPAFRYERSLQVITEAREAGLVTKSNLILGMGETPDEVEQAMRDLHEAGCDILTITQYLRPSPRHHPVDRWVKPEEFVEHSRVATEIGFAGVMAGPLVRSSYRAGRLYAQAMRRHGRELPAEMAHLGDESSASQEASSVLARFGS, from the coding sequence GTGGATACGCAGGCTGCCGCCTCCGGTCCCATCGTTCGGGAGGAGAACGGCCGCAAGCTCCTTCGCATCGAGGCCCGCAACGCGCAGACCCCGATCGAGCGCAAACCCTCGTGGATCCGCACCCGCGCCACCATGGGCCCGGAGTATTCGGAACTCAAGAGCCTGGTGAAACGCGAAGGGCTGCACACGGTCTGCGAGGAGGCGGGCTGTCCCAACATCTTCGAATGCTGGGAGGACCGCGAGGCGACCTTCCTGATCGGCGGCGAACAGTGCACCCGCCGGTGCGATTTCTGCCAGATCGACACCGGTAAGCCGGCCGAACTGGACCGCGACGAGCCGCGCCGGGTCGCCGAGAGCGTGCAGGCGATGGGCCTGCGCTACTCGACCGTCACCGGCGTCGCCCGCGACGACCTGGACGACGGCGGCGCCTGGCTGTACGCCGAGACGGTCCGCGCCATCAAGCGGCTCAACCCGCACACCGGCGTGGAACTGCTGATCCCCGACTTCAACGCGATCCCCGAGCAGCTGGCCGAGGTGTTCTCGGCCCGCCCGGAGGTGCTGGCGCACAACGTCGAGACCGTGCCCCGGATCTTCAAGCGGATCCGCCCGGCGTTCCGCTACGAGCGGTCCCTGCAGGTCATCACCGAGGCCCGGGAGGCCGGCCTGGTCACCAAGTCCAACCTCATCCTCGGCATGGGCGAGACCCCCGACGAGGTCGAGCAGGCGATGCGCGACCTGCACGAGGCGGGCTGCGACATCCTGACCATCACCCAGTACCTGCGCCCCTCGCCGCGGCATCACCCGGTCGACCGCTGGGTCAAGCCGGAGGAGTTCGTCGAGCACTCCCGTGTCGCCACCGAGATCGGCTTCGCCGGCGTGATGGCCGGTCCGCTGGTGCGCTCCTCCTACCGCGCCGGCCGGCTCTACGCCCAGGCCATGCGGCGGCACGGCCGGGAACTGCCGGCCGAGATGGCTCATCTCGGCGACGAAAGCAGCGCCTCGCAGGAGGCGTCCTCGGTGCTCGCACGCTTCGGTTCCTGA
- the lipB gene encoding lipoyl(octanoyl) transferase LipB: MSEPSLPGSRRPAESARYDDTPVLVENLGLIDYHRAWELQREIAEQRAEGAGRDRLLLLEHPSVFTAGRRTEPADLPLDGSPVVQVDRGGKITWHGPGQLVGYPIVRLAEPVDVVDYVRRLEEALITVCTGLGVDCGRVDGRSGVWVPADDVLPERKVAAIGVRVQRGVALHGVALNCNSALEGFASIVPCGIRDAGVTTLSRELDREVTIGEALPAVTDAILRALDGELPVAEHAVARVTADRARSGAPARAE, encoded by the coding sequence GTGAGCGAGCCTTCTCTCCCTGGCAGCCGCAGGCCGGCAGAGTCCGCGCGATACGACGACACCCCCGTCCTCGTCGAGAACCTGGGCCTGATCGATTACCACCGGGCGTGGGAACTGCAACGCGAGATCGCCGAGCAGCGCGCCGAGGGCGCGGGCCGGGATCGGTTGCTGCTGCTGGAACATCCGTCGGTGTTCACCGCCGGCCGCCGCACCGAACCGGCCGACCTGCCGCTCGACGGCAGCCCCGTGGTGCAGGTCGACCGCGGCGGCAAGATCACCTGGCACGGACCGGGGCAACTGGTCGGCTATCCCATCGTGCGGCTGGCCGAACCGGTCGACGTCGTCGACTACGTGCGCCGCCTGGAGGAGGCCCTGATCACCGTGTGCACCGGCCTCGGCGTCGACTGCGGCCGGGTGGACGGCCGGTCGGGCGTGTGGGTTCCGGCCGACGATGTGCTGCCCGAACGGAAGGTCGCCGCGATCGGCGTGCGGGTGCAGCGCGGCGTCGCCCTGCACGGCGTGGCGCTCAACTGCAATTCCGCCCTGGAGGGCTTCGCCTCGATAGTGCCCTGCGGCATCCGCGACGCCGGGGTGACGACCCTGAGCCGGGAGCTGGACCGCGAGGTCACCATCGGCGAGGCGCTCCCCGCCGTCACCGACGCGATCCTCCGGGCCCTCGACGGCGAGTTACCGGTCGCCGAGCACGCTGTTGCCCGTGTCACAGCCGACCGCGCCCGGTCCGGAGCACCCGCCCGGGCCGAATGA
- a CDS encoding GNAT family N-acetyltransferase: MVIRDARAADLPEILAIHNDAIAETTAIWDTAPVDLEERRAWLRDRTAAGYPVLVAESAGEVAGYASYAQWRPKSGYRFTVENSVYVADRFHRRGIATALLTELLARAERSGTVHAVIAAIESANTTSIVLHEKFGFRIVGELPEVGHKFGRWMDLTLMQLTMPGAVCGSGGGRPPR; this comes from the coding sequence GTGGTGATCCGGGATGCGCGTGCGGCGGACCTGCCGGAGATTCTGGCGATCCACAACGACGCCATCGCCGAGACGACCGCGATCTGGGACACCGCGCCGGTGGACCTCGAGGAGCGGCGGGCCTGGCTGCGCGACCGCACGGCCGCCGGATATCCCGTCCTCGTCGCCGAGTCGGCGGGCGAGGTCGCCGGCTACGCGAGTTACGCGCAGTGGCGGCCGAAGTCGGGCTACCGCTTCACCGTGGAGAATTCGGTGTACGTCGCCGACCGGTTCCATCGCCGGGGAATCGCCACCGCATTGCTGACCGAGCTGCTGGCCCGGGCCGAGCGGTCCGGCACGGTGCATGCCGTGATCGCCGCCATCGAATCCGCCAACACCACCTCGATCGTGCTGCACGAGAAGTTCGGCTTCCGGATCGTCGGCGAGTTACCCGAGGTCGGCCACAAGTTCGGCCGGTGGATGGATCTGACCCTGATGCAGCTCACGATGCCCGGCGCGGTGTGCGGATCCGGGGGCGGCCGACCGCCCCGGTGA
- a CDS encoding TIGR01777 family oxidoreductase, with protein sequence MKVVIAGSSGLIGTALVAALRREGHEVARLVRRPAEAGDEFTWDPVRAQLPRQALRGADAVVNLCGAGLGARRWTGSYQQLLRDSRLTPTDVLAEAVADAGVPTLVNASGAHYYGGATGDRVVTESDSAGTDFLSTLCRDWEAATRPAADAGARVVLLRSALVLSRTGGLLGKLRLLYALGLGGRLGNGRQYMPWISLDDEVGGIVFALTHDTVSGPVNLTGPAPVTNAEFNRALAGALRRPAPFVVPAFALRLALGDMADAAILHGPRAIPTVLEQAGYPFQHNTIGEALNATVGRGAG encoded by the coding sequence ATGAAGGTTGTCATCGCCGGCTCGTCCGGACTGATCGGGACGGCGCTCGTCGCGGCACTGCGCCGCGAAGGCCACGAGGTGGCCCGCCTGGTGCGCCGTCCCGCCGAGGCCGGCGACGAGTTCACCTGGGATCCCGTCCGCGCGCAGCTCCCGCGGCAGGCGCTGCGGGGTGCGGACGCGGTGGTCAACCTGTGCGGTGCCGGTCTCGGGGCGCGGCGCTGGACCGGCAGCTACCAGCAGCTGCTGCGCGACAGCCGCCTCACCCCGACCGACGTGCTCGCCGAGGCGGTCGCCGACGCGGGGGTGCCGACGCTGGTCAACGCCAGCGGCGCGCACTACTACGGCGGCGCCACCGGTGACCGGGTGGTCACCGAATCCGATTCGGCCGGAACGGATTTCCTGAGCACACTGTGCCGGGACTGGGAGGCCGCGACGCGACCGGCCGCCGACGCCGGTGCCCGGGTGGTCCTGCTGCGCAGCGCCCTCGTGCTGTCGCGCACCGGCGGCCTGCTGGGCAAGCTGCGGCTGCTGTACGCACTGGGACTGGGCGGCCGGCTCGGCAACGGCCGCCAGTACATGCCGTGGATCTCCCTGGACGACGAGGTCGGCGGCATCGTCTTCGCGCTCACCCACGACACCGTGTCCGGACCGGTCAACCTGACCGGACCGGCACCGGTGACGAACGCCGAATTCAATCGCGCCCTGGCCGGCGCCCTGCGCCGCCCGGCACCGTTCGTGGTGCCCGCCTTCGCCCTGCGCCTGGCCCTCGGCGACATGGCCGACGCGGCGATCCTGCACGGACCGCGGGCCATCCCCACCGTGCTGGAGCAAGCGGGATACCCGTTCCAGCACAACACGATCGGCGAGGCGCTGAACGCGACGGTCGGCCGCGGCGCCGGGTGA